From the Atribacterota bacterium genome, the window GCCATGGTCCTTCATGCGGAGTGGGAGAAAAAACGGAAGGAACTCCCGTACGAAATTGATGGTCTGGTGGTTAAGGTCAACGAGATTGCCTATCAGGAGGTTCTGGGGGCAACCACCCGGAGTCCTCGCTGGGCGATCGCCTATAAATTTGAACCCACGCATGCCTTAACCAGGGTTCTTGCCATCGAGGTCAACGTGGGGAGAACCGGGACCCTTACTCCGGTTGCAGTGTTGGAGCCGGTTGAGGTGGGAGGAGTGGTGGTGCGGCGGGCCACACTCCACAACGAAGATGAGGTCAAACGAAAAGATGTCCGGATTGGTGACTGGGTGGTGGTGGGAAGAGCAGGAGAAGTCATCCCGGAAGTGATTCGGGTGGTCAAAGAACGTCGTACGGGAGAGGAGAAACCTTTTTCCATGCCCTCCCTCTGTACGGTTTGTGGTTCGGCGGTGGTGCGGGAAGAAGGAGAAGTGGCGGTCAGATGCATCAACATCAACTGTCCCGCACAGGTCAAAGAGCGAATCAGGCACTGGGCTTCAAGAGATGCCATGGATATCGAGGGCCTGGGAGAGAAACTGGTGGAGCAACTGGTGGATACGGGGCTGGCACGAACTATTCCTGATTTATATCGGTTGAAGAGGGAAGACCTGGAACGTCTGGAACGAATGGGAAAAAAATCAGCTGATAACCTCATTCGGGCGATTGAGGCTTCCAAAGAACGGGAACTATCTCGCTTCATTTATGGCCTTGGTATCCGCTATGTGGGAGAGTTTGTAGCCCGGATTCTGGCCGAAAAGGTGGGGTCTCTGGAAAAGCTCTTATCGATACGGCGGGAAGAACTGCTCCAGATTGAAGGAATTGGTCCCAAAGTGGCTGAAGCGGTCGAACAGTTCTTCTGGAATGCCCAGAACCGGGGTATGATTATGGAACTGCAGGAGTTAGGGGTAAAACCCAAAGAGGGGAAAAAAGAGAGTGTTTCCGAAGCCCCCCTGCGGGGAAAGACCTTTGTCTTCACCGGAACCCTGGGTCGGTTCTCTCGCAAAGAAGCCGAAGAGCTGGTGAAGCGATACGGGGGAGAAGTGGCCGGAAGTATTTCGGCACGCGTGAGTTATCTCGTGGTGGGAGAAAATCCAGGCAGTAAGCTCCAGGCGGCGAAAGCGAAGAATGTACCGGTTCTGACGGAAGAGGAATTCTATCGCCTTTTGGAGGGATAAAGGGGTGTTATGATGGGAAAAACGATATCTCTGGAAGAGCTTAAAAAGATTGCTCAGCTGGCCAAGTTGCAGTTTGAGGAGGAGGGGTTAACCCGGTTTTTCCAGGATGTGAACGAAATCGTGGCCCATTTTGAGAAACTGGACCAGCTTGAACTGAGGGATGTTTCACCCACCTCGCACATTTCCTGGAGCCAACCTCCGGTGCACGTCGATAATCCCGTGGAGTGGAAAGAGGAAGAAAAGGTCTTTCGGCATGCTCCGGTGGTGTATAATCGGTATTTTGTGGTTCCCAGAGTGGTCGAAAAAGAGGAGAGATAAAATATGGGGATGGACCGATTTCGCGAATTTCGGATACGAGATTACCATGCCCTGTTCCAGAAGAGGGAACTCTCGGTCAGGGAGTTACTGGAAGCATTTTTGGATCGGATCCACGATGTCGATGAACACATCCGGGCTTTTCTCTCCCTCAACGAAGAAGGGGCAAGAGCAAGGGCTCAGGAACTCGACCGGAGTCTTCCTACCAATGGGTTTCCTCCCCTTTGGGGAATTCCCGTGGGGGTGAAGGATAACCTCTGCACCGAGGGATTGCCCACTACCTGTGGTTCGAAAATTCTCCACAATTTTATTGCTCCCTATGATGCCACGGTGGTGGAACGATTGAAAAAGGCTGGAGCCATTATTGTGGGGAAGACTAACATGGACGAATTTGCCATGGGTTCGTCCACCGAGAATAGCGCCTTTGGACCCACCCGGAATCCCTTTGATTTACGCCGGGTTCCAGGTGGGTCAAGTGGTGGTTCTGCCGCAGCCTTGGCCTCTTTAGAAGCGCCTCTGGCCTTGGGTTCTGATACCGGGGGGTCAGTGCGACAACCGGCAGGCTTCTGCGGGGTGGTGGGATTGCGACCCACCTACGGAAGGGTATCACGGTATGGACTGGTGAGTTTCGCTTCTTCCCTGGACCAAGTGGGTCCCATGACCCGTAACGTGGAGGACTGTGTGACGCTCTTTGAGGTCATAAGTGGGAGTGACCAGAGGGATTCCACCTGTGCTCCTTATCCTCCTTTCTCTCGCCAGGATATTCCTCCGGAGGAGGAAATCCGGAAAATGAAAGTGGGCATTCCCCGAGAGTACTTTTCTTCGGGCGTGGATGGGGCGATGGTGAGAAAAATTGAAGAAGTTTTGGATGGACTGCGCAAGGAAGGTGTGGAATGCCTGGAGGTTTCTCTCCCTCACACCGACTTTGCTCTGGAAGCGTATTACATTGTAGCTCCGGCTGAAGCCAGTTCCAATTTGGCCCGCTACGATGGGGTGCTGTACGGCCTGCGGGAAGAGGGGAAAACCATTCAGGAAATGTACGTTCGCACCAGGACAGCCGGCTTTGGGAACGAGGTGAAGCGGAGAATCATTTTAGGGACCTACTCCTTAAGTTCTGGCTACTATGATGAGTACTACCTCAAGGGAATGAAGGTTCGCACTCTGGTACGGAATGACTTTGAAAAAGTCTTCGAACAGTGCCAAGTTCTCGTTACTCCGGTTTCTCCCTGTTTCCCCTTTTTCTTTGGTGAGCGCACTCGCAGTCCTTATGATATGTACCTTGCCGATGTGTTCACCATTCCTTCGGCGATGGCCGGTATTCCAGGGCTTTCCATGAACTGTGGGTATGAGAATCATCTTCCCATTGGTTTACAGATTCTCAGCGGTCCATTCAGGGAAGGGTGGATTTTTGGGCTGGCGCTCTTCTTGGAGAAGATGCTTTCCCTGCCATCCCCCTTACCGATGGTACCCGAAAGGAGTTAAGGATATGGCTGACTTCTACGTAACGATTGGGTTAGAAGTGCACTGTCAGCTCCTGACCAAGACCAAACTGTTTTGTCGGTGTGGGACTGATTACATTGGAAAGGACCCCAATACCTTAGTGTGCCCGGTGTGTATGGGGATACCCGGTTCCCTGCCAGTCCTCAACCAGAAGGCG encodes:
- the gatC gene encoding Asp-tRNA(Asn)/Glu-tRNA(Gln) amidotransferase subunit GatC is translated as MMGKTISLEELKKIAQLAKLQFEEEGLTRFFQDVNEIVAHFEKLDQLELRDVSPTSHISWSQPPVHVDNPVEWKEEEKVFRHAPVVYNRYFVVPRVVEKEER
- the ligA gene encoding NAD-dependent DNA ligase LigA — encoded protein: MSEKRKEVVRQEIERLRQLIHHHDYLYYVLAAPEISDAEYDALFRRLQELEREFPELVTPDSPTQRVGGKPLSEFASVTHSRVMLSLDNAFTEEEIRNFDRRVKKMLGVDKVSYVLELKIDGLAVNLRYENGALIHGATRGDGFTGEDVTQNLKTVKSIPLRLREKGKAAVIEVQGEVFMNKADFEKLNEDRKRKGEPPFANTRNAAAGSLRQLDPTITAQRKLDVFVYGAFLIESDYHPKTHWELLHWLGDLGFKVNPHLFLLKNIEEAMVLHAEWEKKRKELPYEIDGLVVKVNEIAYQEVLGATTRSPRWAIAYKFEPTHALTRVLAIEVNVGRTGTLTPVAVLEPVEVGGVVVRRATLHNEDEVKRKDVRIGDWVVVGRAGEVIPEVIRVVKERRTGEEKPFSMPSLCTVCGSAVVREEGEVAVRCININCPAQVKERIRHWASRDAMDIEGLGEKLVEQLVDTGLARTIPDLYRLKREDLERLERMGKKSADNLIRAIEASKERELSRFIYGLGIRYVGEFVARILAEKVGSLEKLLSIRREELLQIEGIGPKVAEAVEQFFWNAQNRGMIMELQELGVKPKEGKKESVSEAPLRGKTFVFTGTLGRFSRKEAEELVKRYGGEVAGSISARVSYLVVGENPGSKLQAAKAKNVPVLTEEEFYRLLEG
- the gatA gene encoding Asp-tRNA(Asn)/Glu-tRNA(Gln) amidotransferase subunit GatA produces the protein MDRFREFRIRDYHALFQKRELSVRELLEAFLDRIHDVDEHIRAFLSLNEEGARARAQELDRSLPTNGFPPLWGIPVGVKDNLCTEGLPTTCGSKILHNFIAPYDATVVERLKKAGAIIVGKTNMDEFAMGSSTENSAFGPTRNPFDLRRVPGGSSGGSAAALASLEAPLALGSDTGGSVRQPAGFCGVVGLRPTYGRVSRYGLVSFASSLDQVGPMTRNVEDCVTLFEVISGSDQRDSTCAPYPPFSRQDIPPEEEIRKMKVGIPREYFSSGVDGAMVRKIEEVLDGLRKEGVECLEVSLPHTDFALEAYYIVAPAEASSNLARYDGVLYGLREEGKTIQEMYVRTRTAGFGNEVKRRIILGTYSLSSGYYDEYYLKGMKVRTLVRNDFEKVFEQCQVLVTPVSPCFPFFFGERTRSPYDMYLADVFTIPSAMAGIPGLSMNCGYENHLPIGLQILSGPFREGWIFGLALFLEKMLSLPSPLPMVPERS